The following DNA comes from Papaver somniferum cultivar HN1 chromosome 4, ASM357369v1, whole genome shotgun sequence.
TCATAGGCGAAGGTTTTGAGAGTGTGGAAGAATTGAAGCACTTGAAGGAGGTGCTGTTAGAGTTGTTCAGAGGAGAGGTAACCTTTTACTCAGACTCCCCTTCATTTCCTTATATTGTTGAAGTAAAGTGTTTTTAAGAGCTGGAACCTGCTTTTTTTGTAGGTCATCGAGAATTTAAATCTTTCTGGTGTAGATCGAGTTTACGTATGTACAGCTACTTCCTCAAATACTGTATTCTTCACGCATTGTGCTCTGAGACTGAAAAGATCAGGTACAGTTGTCCCAAGGATGGAGCTGGTTGAAGTTGGCCCCTCCATGGATTTGGTAGTTCGGCGTCATCGGCTTCCTAACGAAGGCGTAACCAAACAAGCTATGAGAAAGTCTATCGACCCTCATAAAAAGAAGGTTTAAACCTGAATACTCTCGTTATCGTCATTCCACTCTACTTTGCATGCTTACTTCTGTTCAGCTGTCTCATGGTTCATATTTAATGCTACTGGCCTGGTTGTTTTGCAGCCCAAAAATGTTAAGAGTGATTTTGAAGGTGTTCGTGGAAGGGTGTATATTCCAGATCAAGAGGTAAGAGAAgaacttttcctttttttttttttacttgaatCACAGTAGCACTGCTGAGAAAAGGCCAAGACTGCTTTTCCATAGTACCATAGAGCATAATTACCTTCCCTTCCCTTCCCTTCTCTGATAACTAAGAAAATATTCCCACTTGAGTATAGTAACTGCTGTTATATGTAAGGTGTCCCGAAGATGTACATTCTTTAAGTGAAATGATTACCATAGAGCATAATTACCTTCCCTTCTCCGATAACTAAGAAAATATTCCCATGTGAGTATAGTAACTACTGTTATATGTAAGGTGTCCCGAAAATGTACATTCTTTAAGTGAAATGATTTACACAATTGTCTAACAAATAAAATGATCAGCCGAAAAGATATTGAAGGTAAAAAGTTTCATGGGAAATTTAAAATTGGACACTATAATCATCTGACTCGCAATATCTCTTGTAAAAGCCTGCTATTTCCTGATCTCAAGTATGTTGTGTTTCCTTTTGGTGGTTAGGTTGGTTCTATGCCACTATTTAACAACGTAAAGGGGCTGAAGAGGGAACGCCGCGAAGGTAAGCCCAAGAAAGAAAAGGATAATGATTCGCAGGAAACGAAGAAGCAAAAAGTGGTTTC
Coding sequences within:
- the LOC113275551 gene encoding ribosome production factor 2 homolog; translation: MGLEIRIPKSDRAKRAVEKRAPKLIENGKKTLILQGTKTSNMLNNVLTELYHLKRGSAIRYTRKNDNIRPFENGGETSLEFYSLKTDCSLFVYGAHSKKRPNNLVLGRTYDHHIYDLVEVGVENFKSMKDFSYDKKLAPRVGSKPFFAFIGEGFESVEELKHLKEVLLELFRGEVIENLNLSGVDRVYVCTATSSNTVFFTHCALRLKRSGTVVPRMELVEVGPSMDLVVRRHRLPNEGVTKQAMRKSIDPHKKKPKNVKSDFEGVRGRVYIPDQEVGSMPLFNNVKGLKRERREGKPKKEKDNDSQETKKQKVVSE